The following is a genomic window from Janibacter sp. DB-40.
CCCAGGGCGACGATCTCCTCGAGGATGACGCGGGTCGGGGTGAGCATCGTCAGGCGGCCGGCGGAGAGGTCGGCGAGCAGGCGCCCCGCCGGCTCCCAGCCCGACCGGGTCGCCTCGCTCGTGCGGTGCTGCGGCTGTCCCGGTGCCTCGTGCGGGACGGGGAGGACGTAGAAGGCGACGTCGAAGCGCTTCGGGACGATCGCCGGCGTGATCCAGCGGTCCCAGGGGTGCAGTGCCGAGGGCGGCGCGACCAGTCCCGTCTCCTCCTCGAGCTCACGCAGGCCCGTCGCCAGCAGCGTCCGGGCGTGCTCCAGGGGGTCGCTGGGCGTCGGGCTCCAGCGGCCCCAGCGCCGGACGTGCTCGGCCTCGACCTCGGGGCGAAGGGGGATCCCCGCCCCCGCGGCCACGTCACCCGGGTCGCACCGGCCCCCCGGGAAGACGACGGCGCCGGCCGCGAAGTCCATGGTGCTCTGCCGGTGCTGGACGAAGACCTCCACGCCGTCGGGGCCGTCCCGCAGCGGGATGACGCTGACCGCCGGCCGCGGCTCGACGGTGCTCGTCGCGAGGTGGACGGACATGATGACCCGGCGCCCTCCCCCGTCGAGTCCGGCCGAGCGCTCGCGCTCCCGCAGCTCCCGGACGGGCTCGGGTGCGTCGCGCTCGTCGATCTCCCGGAACCCGAGCTGCCGGTAGAAGGGCGCGTTCCAGGGGATGTCGGCGAAGGTGGACAGCGTCATCGAGGGGTGGCCCCGTCGGGCGGCCTCGGCCTGCGCGGTGGTGACGAGTCCGCGCCCGGTCCCCCGTCGCATGTGGTCCGGGTGCACCGACAGCTGGTCCAGGTGCGCGTGGCCGCCGAGATCGAGCACGTGGGCGAACCCGACCGGTGGGTCCCCGGCGACGAGGACGAAACCGGGGCGCTGCAGCCGCTGCTCACCCGAGGGCGCCGGCGACCAGTGCGAGATGTCCATGACCTCGGCGAACATCGGGCCGGCGGCCTCCTCGATCGCGGCGAGGGCGGCCACCGCCGGGTCGTCCGGCGCGATCGGTCGCACCGGCAGGTGCGGGGGAGTCATGCTCCTGGGTCCGGTCAGCCGAGGAGGCGGTCGAGGGCCCGGGCGAGCGGGCCGGGTGGTGGGGCGAACGGGGCGTCGGAGGCCGACCGGGGGCGGCCCTGGTCGTCGACGGCGCTGAGCGCCCGCAGGTAGGAGCGCTCGGCCCGCTCCGCCGCCCGTCTGCCCTCGTCGGTGTCCGGGCGCACCTCCTGTGCTCGCACCGACCCGGACCGCAGGTTGGCCTGCTCGCTGAGGTAGCGCACGACGACGGCGCCGACCGCCGCGACCGGGACCGCGAGGAAAGCCCCGACGATACCGAAAATCGTGCTCCCCACGGTGACCGCGAGCAGGATGATGCCCGCGTGCAGGTCCATCGAGCGGCCCTGGAGGAAGGGCTGGAGGACATTGCCCTCGATCTGCTGGACGGCGACGACCAGCGCCAGCACGAACAACGCGGTCATCGGCCCGTTGGCGACGAGCGCGACGAGGACGGCGAGCGCGCCCGCGGCGAAGGCACCGATGATCGGGATGAAGGCTCCGAAGAAGGTCAGCACCGCGAGTGCGAACGCCAGCGGGACACCGAGGAGCAGCAGCCCGACCCCGATGAGCACGGCATCGGCGAGTGCCACGATCGCCTGGGTGCGCACGAAGCCCCCGAGGGTGTTCCACGCCCGGGTGCAGACCTCGGTGAGGTGGTCGCCGGGCCGCTCGCCCGCGGTCCGGCGGACGAAGGGGAGGAAGTCCGGCCCGTCCTTGAGGAAGAAGAACACCAGGACGAGGACGAGGACGAGCGTGACCAGACCGCTACCCACGGCCGAGGCACCGGCCAGCGCCCCGGAGGCGATCTGTCCACCCTGGTCCTGCAGCCACTGCGTCGCCCGGGAGACTCCGTCGTCGACCGTGCGGCTGTCGAGGTTGAAGGGGGGCTTCGCCAGCCAGTCCTGCAGGCTCTGCAGACCCTTCGCGGCGGAGTCGGCCAGTTCACCGGCCTGGCTGACGACGGTCGGGATGATCGCTCCGATCACCCCGAGGAAGACGATGAGCGAGCCGAGGAGGACGAGGACCGCGGCCAGGGCCGAGGGCACCCGGTGACGTCGCAGCCATGCCGTCACCGGCCACAGGACGGTGGCGACGATGAGGGCGAGGAGGACCGGGAAGATGCCGACCCACAGCCTACCGACGAGCCAGCCGACCAGGGCGGCACCGACGGCGATGAGCAGCAGCCGCAGGGACCAGCGGGCGAGCCGGGTGAACCCGTCCCCGATGACCGCACCACGATCACGCGGTGGGGGGTGGGTTGTGTCCTGCGTCTGCACTGCGGCCTCCTGGGCGGATGGGGGTGATTCAGACGAGTGTGGGCTTGACCTCGACGATCCGCGCGAGCAGACCGTTGATGAATCGTGGTGACTCGTCGGTGCTCAGCTCCGTGGCCAGCACCACGGCCTCGCTGACGGCGACCTCGTCGGGCACGTCCTCGCTGTAGAGGATCTCCCAGGCGCCCAGGCGCAGGATCGCCCGGTCCACGTCGGGCATCCGGTCGAGGCCCCAGCCCTGGCTGTAGGTCGTCAGGGCGTCGTTGATGTCGGTCCAGTGCGCGACCACACCCTGCACCGCGGTGATCGTGTAGGGGTTCAGCGGTGCCGGGGTCACCGGTCGCTCGGCCCGCTCCCGGGCGAGCTCACCGGCGTTGATCTCCCGTGACTCCGCCTCGAAGAGCAGGTCGACGGCCCGCTTGCGGGCCTTGGTCCGTGCGCTCACTCAGTTCACGCGGCCGAGGTAGGAGCCGTCGCGGGTGTCGACCTTGACGCGGGTGCCCTGCTCGAGGAAGAGGGGCACCGAGATCTCGGCACCGGTCTCGAGGGTGGCCGGCTTGGAGCCGCCGGTGGAGCGATCGCCCTGCAGGCCCGGCTCGGTGTAGGTGATCTCCAGCTCGACCGACGGCGGCAGCTCGACATAGAGGACGTTGCCCTCGTGCCGGGCCACGACCGCCTCGTTGTTCTCGAGGAGGAACTTGCTCGCGTTGCCCATGACCTCGGGGGTGACGGGGATCTGGTCGAAGGTGCCCGGGTCCATGAAGATGAAGTCGGTGCCGTCGTTGTACAGGTACTGCATCGTCTGCTTGTCGACGTTCGACGTCTCGACCTTGGTGCCGGCGTTGAAGGTCTTGTCGATGCTCTTGCCGCTGGTGACGTTCTTCAGCTTCGTGCGCACGAAGGCCGGGCCCTTGCCGGGCTTGACGTGCTGGAACTCCACGACGGTCCACAGCTGCCCCTCGAGGTTGAGGACCATGCCGTTCTTGAGGTCGTTCGTCGTTGCCACGTGCTGCTCGCCTTCGCGTCGGAGTCGTTGTCATCCCCGCGCGCCCGTCCGACGCCCGAGGGCCGCCCAGCATCCTAACCGTCGAAGGCGCCGGTCACCCACGTGCGCACCGTCGGTGCGGCCTCGTCGAGCACCGAGACGTGGTCGGCCCCGGGGACCGTCACGTACTCCAGGTCGGCCCCCCGCTCGCGGTACTGCTCGGCGAGGCGGTCGCTGAGCAGCCGCGGCACGGTGGTGTCCCGGGTGCCCTGGACGAGCACGACCGGGACCTGCGGGTGCAGCTCGGCCGCGTCGTTGGTCCCGACGACCCGGCCCAGCCGCTCCAGGTCGGCCTCCACCGCCAGGAAGTCCTCGACGTCGACGCCCCCGAAGGAGTCGGGTCGGAACAACTCGGCGACACACCGCTCCTCCAGGTGCGGCAGCAGGTCCCGGCCCTGCGGACTCACCACCTGCTCGAGCGGCACGTCGCCGGTACGGGCAGCGGCGACGAGGAGCGGCCCGAGGAAGGTGGCGGTGGACGAGGTGGACGCAGCCCGCTCCTGCGCCTCCTCCTCGGCCCGCGAGGCGGAGCGCCCTCCGCCCACCATCTCGACGACCGCGCCCAGCTGGCTCGGCGGGGCCAGTGCGACGATGCCCCGCAGGTCGAGCCCGGAGG
Proteins encoded in this region:
- a CDS encoding AI-2E family transporter — its product is MQTQDTTHPPPRDRGAVIGDGFTRLARWSLRLLLIAVGAALVGWLVGRLWVGIFPVLLALIVATVLWPVTAWLRRHRVPSALAAVLVLLGSLIVFLGVIGAIIPTVVSQAGELADSAAKGLQSLQDWLAKPPFNLDSRTVDDGVSRATQWLQDQGGQIASGALAGASAVGSGLVTLVLVLVLVFFFLKDGPDFLPFVRRTAGERPGDHLTEVCTRAWNTLGGFVRTQAIVALADAVLIGVGLLLLGVPLAFALAVLTFFGAFIPIIGAFAAGALAVLVALVANGPMTALFVLALVVAVQQIEGNVLQPFLQGRSMDLHAGIILLAVTVGSTIFGIVGAFLAVPVAAVGAVVVRYLSEQANLRSGSVRAQEVRPDTDEGRRAAERAERSYLRALSAVDDQGRPRSASDAPFAPPPGPLARALDRLLG
- the efp gene encoding elongation factor P; translation: MATTNDLKNGMVLNLEGQLWTVVEFQHVKPGKGPAFVRTKLKNVTSGKSIDKTFNAGTKVETSNVDKQTMQYLYNDGTDFIFMDPGTFDQIPVTPEVMGNASKFLLENNEAVVARHEGNVLYVELPPSVELEITYTEPGLQGDRSTGGSKPATLETGAEISVPLFLEQGTRVKVDTRDGSYLGRVN
- a CDS encoding GNAT family N-acetyltransferase; this encodes MTPPHLPVRPIAPDDPAVAALAAIEEAAGPMFAEVMDISHWSPAPSGEQRLQRPGFVLVAGDPPVGFAHVLDLGGHAHLDQLSVHPDHMRRGTGRGLVTTAQAEAARRGHPSMTLSTFADIPWNAPFYRQLGFREIDERDAPEPVRELRERERSAGLDGGGRRVIMSVHLATSTVEPRPAVSVIPLRDGPDGVEVFVQHRQSTMDFAAGAVVFPGGRCDPGDVAAGAGIPLRPEVEAEHVRRWGRWSPTPSDPLEHARTLLATGLRELEEETGLVAPPSALHPWDRWITPAIVPKRFDVAFYVLPVPHEAPGQPQHRTSEATRSGWEPAGRLLADLSAGRLTMLTPTRVILEEIVALGAVATVVGHRPVITGVRDDRPDGRPRASDPSGP
- the nusB gene encoding transcription antitermination factor NusB, producing the protein MSARTKARKRAVDLLFEAESREINAGELARERAERPVTPAPLNPYTITAVQGVVAHWTDINDALTTYSQGWGLDRMPDVDRAILRLGAWEILYSEDVPDEVAVSEAVVLATELSTDESPRFINGLLARIVEVKPTLV